TTCCTTAAATCAAACTCAAAAACGGATTAAAGGTTACGCGTTCTGCGTTTAATTAGGCGCTCAGCCTCGGCCAATGCAGTTTTGATGTCTTTATCTTCATCCAATACTTCCATCAGTGCATTTTCTAGAACAATTGAGCGAGCAACGTGGTCACCTTTCGCTGGTGCAACCGGTTTGATGTTGTTCGCTACTTCAGCAAATAGCTGACGCGCTTTTTGACCACCAAGGAACTCAACTTCTTGGTCAAACAGTTTGTCGTCGTAAGTCGTTACGTTAGCTGGGAACGCAGCAATCGTCTCAAAGTGCTTAAGCTGTGAGTCACGATCTGCTGTCATGAATTCGATCAGCTTCCAAGCTTCATCTTGGTGCTGTGACTGAGTAGGGATAGAAAGGAAAGAGCCGCCCCAGCTGCCGTAGATGCCATCAGGTAGATTTGATACTGCCCACTTACCTTTTGTTTCTGGTGCAATCCAGTTATTCAAGTGACCAAGCAGCCATGCACCCGACTGTTGAGTCGCAAACGTGCCATTTCTAAAACCTTCATACCACTCGTTTGACCATGCCAAAATGCGGCCATCTAGACCTTTTTCACGAATTTTCTTCGCGACTTCAAAAGCGTGTACAAAACGCTCAGAGGTAACGACTGGCTGACCGTCTTTATCGAAGTAAAGACCTTCGCCTTCAGGTACTGTGGTGTAGATGATTGCTTGTGCAACATCCGCTGCAGAGGCGATCAGTTGAACGTTTTGTTGCTTCAGTTTTTCACCTGCAGCAATGTAAGAGTCCCAATCTTTGATGGCATCTTTCACGTCGATACCCGCTTTTTCAAATAGATCTGTACGGTAATACATAACGCCAGGGCCTAGATCCACTGGAATGCCGTACATGTTGCCATCAGAGCCCTTACCTTGCGCCCATGCGTAGG
The Vibrio sp. CB1-14 DNA segment above includes these coding regions:
- a CDS encoding ABC transporter substrate-binding protein — protein: MKLKSLVLYSAISLGTITAVNAEEAIRFDGFPDFDSSLKVLLPEFEKENDIKVDYLMNNHGDHHTKLTTNLATGSGAGDVIVVDVEKIGPFVASGGLVNLSEKYGADKYAERFAPYAWAQGKGSDGNMYGIPVDLGPGVMYYRTDLFEKAGIDVKDAIKDWDSYIAAGEKLKQQNVQLIASAADVAQAIIYTTVPEGEGLYFDKDGQPVVTSERFVHAFEVAKKIREKGLDGRILAWSNEWYEGFRNGTFATQQSGAWLLGHLNNWIAPETKGKWAVSNLPDGIYGSWGGSFLSIPTQSQHQDEAWKLIEFMTADRDSQLKHFETIAAFPANVTTYDDKLFDQEVEFLGGQKARQLFAEVANNIKPVAPAKGDHVARSIVLENALMEVLDEDKDIKTALAEAERLIKRRTRNL